The DNA window GCGAGTATTTCATGTATAAAGGAAAACATGTTTTAGTTGTCTACGACGACTTATCGAAGCAAGCCGCCGCGTACCGCGAGCTGTCGCTGTTGCTTCGTCGTCCGCCAGGCCGTGAAGCGTATCCGGGGGATGTCTTCTACTTGCATTCCCGCCTGCTTGAGCGCGCAGCGAAATTGAGCGATGCCAAAGGCGCCGGCTCTTTGACCGCTCTTCCGTTCGTCGAAACGCAAGCGGGGGACATCTCCGCCTACATCCCGACGAACGTCATCTCGATCACGGACGGACAAATTTTCTTGCAATCGGACTTGTTCTTCTCCGGCGTCCGCCCGGCGATCAACGCAGGGTTGTCCGTTTCGCGCGTCGGTGGTGCAGCGCAAATTAAAGCGATGAAAAAAGTATCGGGGACGCTCCGTCTCGACTTGGCGGCGTACCGTGAATTAGAAGCGTTCGCCCAATTCGGTTCCGACCTCGATAAGGCGACGCAAGCGAAGCTTGCCCGCGGGGCGCGCACGGTTGAAGTGCTGAAACAAGACTTGCATCAACCGATTCCGGTCGAAAAGCAAGTCGCCATCATTTACGCTCTGACGCGCGGCTTTTTGGATGACATTCCGGTCGAAGACGTGCGTCGTTTTGAAAAAGAATTTTTCTTGTGGCTCGACCAAAACGGCCAGCATTTGCTTGAACACATCCGTACAACGAAAGACCTTCCGAACGAGGAAGATTTCAATAAAGCGATCGAAGCGTTCAAGAAAACGTTTGTCGTTTCCCAATAAGGCTGACGGGGGCGTTCGGCCCCCGCGCCTGTTAGATCTCGTGCAGCAAAAAGGTGGTGAAACCTTTGGCATCGTTACGCGACATTAAAACGCGCATCAACTCGACGAGAAAAACGAGCCAAATTACGAAAGCGATGGAAATGGTCTCGACGTCGAAATTAAACCGCGCGGAGCAAAACGCGAAGTCGTTCATTCCATACATGGAAAAACTGCAGGAAGTCGTGGCCAACGTCGCGCTTGGCGCCGGCGGCGCTTCCCACCCGATGCTCGTTTCGCGTCCGGTGAAAAAGACGGGGTATTTGGTCATTACGTCGGACCGGGGCTTGGCCGGAGCATACAACAGCAACGTGTTGCGCACCGTCTACCAGACGATTCAAGCGCGCCACTCCTCCCCGGACGAGTATGCGATCATCGTCATTGGCCGCGTCGGATTAAACTTTTTCCGCAAACGGAACATGCCGGTCATTCTTGACATTACCCGCTTGCCGGATCAGCCGTCGTTCGCTGATATTAAAGAAATTGCCAACAAAACGGTCGGATTGTTCGCCGACGGCACGTTTGATGAACTGTATATGTACTATAACCATTATGTGAGCGCGATCCAGCAAGATGTGACGGAACGGAAGCTGCTTCCGCTCACCGATTTGGCTGATAACGAGAAGCGCACGGTTTACGAATTTGAACCGTCGCAAGAAGAAATTTTGGACGTCTTGTTGCCGCAATATGCGGAGAGCCTCATTTACGGCGCGTTGCTCGATGCGAAAGCGAGCGAACACGCCGCCCGGATGACAGCGATGAAGAACGCGACCGACAACGCGCACGAACTCATTCGCACGTTGACGCTTTCCTACAACCGCGCTCGCCAAGCTTCGATCACGCAAGAAATTACAGAAATTGTCGCCGGGGCAAACGCCTTGCAATAGCGGACTAGCAAGTTAGGAGGGAAAACGATGACAAGAGGACGCGTTATTCAAGTCATGGGTCCGGTTGTAGACGTCAAGTTCG is part of the Geobacillus sp. 46C-IIa genome and encodes:
- the atpA gene encoding F0F1 ATP synthase subunit alpha, with the translated sequence MSIRAEEISALIKQQIENYESQIQVSDVGTVIQIGDGIARVHGLDNVMSGELVEFANGVMGMALNLEENNVGIVILGPYTGIKEGDEVRRTGRIMEVPVGEALIGRVVNPLGQPVDGLGPVETTETRPIESPAPGVMDRKSVHEPLQTGIKAIDALVPIGRGQRELIIGDRQTGKTAVAIDTILNQKDQDMICIYVAIGQKESTVRTVVETLRKHGALDYTIVVTASASQPAPLLFLAPYAGVSMGEYFMYKGKHVLVVYDDLSKQAAAYRELSLLLRRPPGREAYPGDVFYLHSRLLERAAKLSDAKGAGSLTALPFVETQAGDISAYIPTNVISITDGQIFLQSDLFFSGVRPAINAGLSVSRVGGAAQIKAMKKVSGTLRLDLAAYRELEAFAQFGSDLDKATQAKLARGARTVEVLKQDLHQPIPVEKQVAIIYALTRGFLDDIPVEDVRRFEKEFFLWLDQNGQHLLEHIRTTKDLPNEEDFNKAIEAFKKTFVVSQ
- the atpG gene encoding ATP synthase F1 subunit gamma, with the protein product MASLRDIKTRINSTRKTSQITKAMEMVSTSKLNRAEQNAKSFIPYMEKLQEVVANVALGAGGASHPMLVSRPVKKTGYLVITSDRGLAGAYNSNVLRTVYQTIQARHSSPDEYAIIVIGRVGLNFFRKRNMPVILDITRLPDQPSFADIKEIANKTVGLFADGTFDELYMYYNHYVSAIQQDVTERKLLPLTDLADNEKRTVYEFEPSQEEILDVLLPQYAESLIYGALLDAKASEHAARMTAMKNATDNAHELIRTLTLSYNRARQASITQEITEIVAGANALQ